In Takifugu flavidus isolate HTHZ2018 chromosome 1, ASM371156v2, whole genome shotgun sequence, the DNA window CAAAGGTTTATGCTAACCTAAAGGTGTTGGGCTCGAGGCCCGCTCCAGAGGGTCCCCTGAGAGGGGATCAGGAGCGCCTGCCCCTGAACGCCTCTTTCCCTGTGTCCAGCCGAAGGTGCCCCTGAGCAGGTGGTGGTCTCCGGGGTTCTGCCCATCCTGGCGCTGTCCCTGAGGCGGCGTGGACCTCTGGCGCCGCTCACCGCTAAACTGGTGGCCGAACTCGCCAAAGAACGTGAGTTGTTCGCCGGTCctcgtgtccccccccccccccactgtgcaGTCACCCGCTTGTCTGCGTCTCAGCCGCCGTCCGTGGAGGTTTTGGCGACGCCGGTCTGGTCCCGGCCGTGCTGGCGCTGCTGACGAGCACGGACCCGGAGCTGCTGCATCACGCCGCCAGAGCCGCCTCGCGCATGTGCCGCGACAGCCGTGAGTAGCCGCGGGGCTTCCTGGAGCCCCGggtcaggtcatgtgaccttgagCTGGGCGTCGCCGGGTAAGGTCACGTGACCGCCTTTCTCCTCTGTagcggagctgcaggagctgctgctgcgccgcGGCGCCGTTCCGCGCCTCGTCGCCGTCCTCCTCCGCGTCCCCGCCGAGGAGCGCCTGGAGGACGCGTGTCTCCTCGCCCTCTGCAACCTCAGCGGGATGGGCGTGTCCGAGGAGGCGGGGCTGGTCTGGGAGAGGGGCGTGTCCGTGAGGCCGGGGGAGTCCCTGTTCCGCGCCGTCTCTCGCCACACCTGCGGCTTCACCTTCTCGCTCATCGAGGTCCGAGTGTCTCGGCGGGCGCCCGCTCAGTACGTGGTCGACGTGGAGGTCGCCCGCCGCTATTCCCCCGGCTGCTGGAGCCTCCGCGGGAGCACCGGGACCATCAGAACGCCGCTCCCGCTCTTTGACCCTGGAGGGGACTCAAAGACTTGGAAAGTGTCCAAAGTGACTCGGCGCGTCCCCCAAAGCCGAAGTCTGAAGACTCGCGTGTTCCACTCGTTCCTCTGAGTCGTCCCCCGTCTGTTGTGGAACAGAACCCATGAACTGGACTTCCAGGACCACCGACactccagcaggggtcagagccacgttctggtttttgttcttcttctactCGTCCCTCAACGTCGACTCGTGTCACCACTAATCTTCCCCCACAAACAGCATCTGTTCTCGCCCTGGTTAATAAAGACACaattaacaaataataataagctCCTCCATCTTCTAAGCGGAGAAGACCGGAGCCGCGGTCCCCACAAGGGCGCTAATCCAATTCTGTCCTGATCTCACGGCTCACTTACAGACTCccgccgccagggggcgccaaCGAACCGTGAAACTTTGGGAGCTTGAACACAATTTGGGGATTAAAAGAATTTCTACCATTTTCCAGAAGACCAATAAAGttgtccaacccccccccccccctaaaataCACATGTGCTGTTTGTGAACTGAAAAATGTGTCCTCCGATTTCTTTGACTCGCAATTTCATCTGGCTGCGCTGCAGGCTTCCGAACTCCCAATCAATCCAAACTTTATTACTCTGAGAGACACTTCAATAtttaatgggacagagaggagagtttAAAATGAGACTCAAGTGCGCACGCTTATTTTTGATTGTCCGTAAAGATTGCTCGGCTGTAAAAGTGTCGTTATTTACTCCGAGAATAAAGCTGCTAacgcaggagaagctgctgtccAAGAGAACATGTTATTGCATCCAATATTGGGAACGCTGGGAATGCCTATGGAATAGGAATGTCCATATATGCAGAGAGCCGGAGGACAAACGGCTCGATGCTGGTGGGCAAACGGGGAGGACGGAGGCGCGTTGATATTTACATTGATTTGACTTGTAAACGCGCTCATTCCAGGGGAGATTTCGGAGTTAGCTTGCGTGATGAGGAACGGACGCGCAGCCGGAGTGTTGAATCCATAAATCCTCCTGTTCTCCGCAACGGCAACGCGCGCGTGTGACGTTTAATATCCCACCTATTAACAATGCATGAAGAACTCTGCATTTTAAGCCCGATAACGTGGCTGCGGACGGCTTTATTGCTCATCTTTGCAAATGAGTCATTGAAACTTTAAtcctcttgttgtttttttgttgcagaAACAACTGTGTAATTGCATTAGAGTTTCACGGCGCCGGGATTCTAATTACTGAGCTCATCATTTCTCTATTGTGGCCTTTGTTGTTCTTAGCCTGTAGCGTCTTCAGTGATAGACGAGCAGGATGCACGCTGATAAAAGCACGCGCCCTCATTTAGCAACACACTCTGGGCCCgttcctctgcctgtctgcgACTATTGATCATCTCAGAGACGATTCGGTCTCTCTGCTGATCTGACacgtctggaggaggaggattcaaAACATCCTGAAGGGCGGGATGATGTTTGGGGTTCAGGTCATtagagcagcagctacagcagcagcagcagatacattagctacagcagctacagcagcagctacagcagcagcagctacattagctacagcagcagcagctacattagctacagcagcagctacagctacattagctacagcagctacagtagcagcagctacattagctacagcagctacattagcagctacagcagcagcagctacattagcagcagcagctacattagctacagcagcagcagctacagcagtagcagctacagcagcagctacagcagtagcagctacagcagcagctacagctacattagctacagcagcagcagctacattagctacagcagcagctacattagctacagcagcagcagctacagcagcagctacagcagtagcagctacagcagcagctacagctacattagctacagcagcagcagctacattagctacagcagcagctacattagctacagcaacagcagctacattagctacagcagcagctacagtagcagcagctacagctacagatGAATCTGCCCTCAGACTCCTGCAGCTTCGGCCACTAATGAACTCTGAGGACAATTTGTCAGCAAAAGCACATTAAGAGCGAAGCTGCTTGTGAATAATTGAAGTCTTGGTCTTTAACCAGATGAATCTTCTCAGGATGCTCGTGCACAGTTCACCTGTCACCAGTGTGTGTTCATTATGTGCACGTGGCCACAGACCCAGATTACTGATGACAGAACCAGACCTGTTGTAATGGAGCAGTGGACATCTTCCATTTGTctccgcgcacacacacacacacacacacacacactgagcccGACGGTGCCTCAAACAGGCGCCGCTTGTGTCTCTTCTGCTCGacgtcgctctgctgctgctccgagCGACAGAATCGGGCTCATCCTGAATCAGGTGACCAGGAAAAGCTGGGAAGCTCCGTGTTTGTGTCGGAGCTGGAGGGAGAGGCCATCTGTCCCGACCTGTTGGCAGGAGGAGCCGCGTCCTGGCGGAGCCGGCGCCGCTCGTCTGAGGGGACCAGGCGCCGCTCGTCGTGGCCTGTTGACGGAGGGAAGGCTGCACCTTGACGTGaccggcgggggggggggggctgcgggAGCTCGCCGGAGCCACGGGCAAAATGGTGGCACGGGGCAGATGGCTGATTGGGGATTATCACCCTGGGTCAGGAAGCCAATTAGAAGAGGGGACGATGAGCAGCAGAAGGTGGGAGGACCAATCAGGATCCCTCACACGGGAAGCCACGCGCCGTCTGCCCGGCTTCACACGCAAAAACCCCcattttgtggggggggggggggggggggggggttaaaaatgGTCGCAAACATCAGGATTCAAATCaatatcttgtttttttccttctcacaGGGTCAAAATGATCCCGAAAACGCGACTGCAGCTTCTTCTGGACTCTCGCCTTAACGAGCACTCGTGATTATGGCCGAGACCTCTGGACGTTCTGTTcatcttggggggggggcaggctgagacaaagatggaggcagaagGAAGATGAAAGCGGCGGCGCTTCTCTCTGCGGCTACGTTTCCTCTCGGGCCGtccggcgccccctgctgggcggcCCTCGTCCTCGGGGGGATTCGGAGCCTCATTAACATCCGTGTTGGAGCGGCGAGATAATAAAGACGAAACCCAGAGAAAAGGATAAAGTTCTTCATCGTTCCTCCTCGGTGCCGCCTTTAACAAGCAGGTGTaaactgaggggggggggggcaggctgagacaaagatggaggcagaagGAAGATGAAAGCGGCGGCGCTTCTCTCTGCGGCTACGTTTCCTCTCGGGCCGtccggcgccccctgctgggcggcCCTCGTCCTCGGGGGGATTCGGAGCCTCATTAACATCCGTGTTGGAGCGGCGAGATAATAAAGACGAAACCCAGAGAAAAGGATAAAGTTCTTCATCGTTCCTCCTCGGTGCCGCCTTTAACAAGCAGGTgtaaactggggggggggggcagaagttTATGCTAATGTGGGTCTCAGCGCTGCTCCTCGTCCCTGATCCGGGAGGCCCGGAGGAGTCGAGCCTGAGTGACATGTGACCCTGGAGATGCGCCGGGGTGATTGACGGCGCGGCTGCTGAGCACACATGCTAATTATTTAACCCGTTTTTCCACGGTGCAGAGTTCAAATGGGGTTTTGAGCCAAAATTGGAAAATTAGCTGCGGAGGCGTGAGGGGAGACGGCGCCGCCCGCATGAGTCCGGAGGCGGAATCGGGATCACAGGTTTCCAGGAGCTCCGGGAGCTCCGAGCGTCTGTGGTTTCCAGCGTTGACCAGCGGGAGAATCCATTCTCCTCTGACCGGGGGTGGACCAGAAGGTCTGATGCTCCTCAGAAACTCTCCTCATTAAGACCCTGATTGGTGACTAGTGCTGATCGGACTGGTCTAACTGGGTTGGTCCTCATCAGCGAAGACCGACGACACCAGCGAAACGCCGCCCGACTCCCCTCAAACACGCCGCGGAGCGCCGGCGCCTCCCGGGAACTTCAGGAGCGGCTTCTCCAGCTGCCTCCGCCTCCCACATCTCCTCAGACGAAGCTGCCAGGCGTCCTCGTCCCTCCTCCGCTCTTATTTCCTCCCGTCTCGCCACATCTGTCAGCGAGTGTCTTCTCGCCATCACTCTGCCTGACGGGCAGACTGTCTGCGGTCGTCACTCACGCCGCCGCCTTCATCTCCGCCGGGCAGGGACTTCCCCACAACACAGCCATCACCCTGCAAATGGAGAGCGGTCCCGCGTCTCCCGGAGAGGGCgggatgagaggagggaaatTCCTTTCTGATTGCTGCTGGGAGAGTCGACCTTGAAGGAGGCCGAATTTCCGCCTTAATCAGATAAAACCCAACACGACTGGAACAATTAGCAGCCGTCGTCCTGCATCAAGAGCGGCTAAACGGCAGAAAGGAGCGAAGGGGGAGGAGCTACAGTGATGGGGCAGGTAAGTTCCAGCTGCAGGGACGGGCAGAGGCCGCTCAGCAGAGGTTGGTGCTGCGGCCGAGGACAAATAGTCCCTAAAATGGTTGATCGACGCCcaggtgatgaagaagaagagtcGGCGTCCTCACACACTTTTATTGGACACAATTGATCACAACAACaatagttggggggggggggtgagcacAGGCCTTTAAAGGTGGTGGGGGACACTGGCGGtggtctggacacacacacacacacacacacacgcagcagaatCCAACCACCTCCAACGTCTTCACACTTTATTTTCAGACTCcggcagagggaggaaaaacaaggtGGGATAATTTGAGCTCAGCCACCGGAGACGCTGCCGGTGGGGCAGCAATAAACATGGAAATCAGGGATATTATTCACCACCCGCCCGGAGGAAGAGCGCTCGGCGCCGCACGGCCGCCATTATCTCACACACACGTTTACCTGACGCCATAAACACAGGCAGGCGGGTGTGGAGGACGTGTCCACCGGCCCAGGACATGTCCCTGCCTGGCCAGAGCCGTCTGGACGTCCCTTAAATCCTCCAACGCTGCAGCACCGTTGCCCCTGTGGTCTCTCAGGTTTGGACCTGCTGCACAGGGCCCAGATGTTCTGGGGACAGTGGGAGACGGCGCTGGACACACAGGGGACGGACAGGGGACGGACCCCGAGGCCCAGGTGGGTCTTGTTCTCCTCTAGAACATAAAGCCTGACGCTCTTTCGGTCCTGTCAGTTGGGAAGGATGAGGTGTTGGACAGAGGACGGAGGCTGTTGGATTGGACCAGGTTCCAtcagggtccccccccccacaattgTTCCGTCCTACCCAGTTAAGAGATGAGGTTCAGGTTCTTCCTGTTCCTTCAGAACCATCAACGGTTCCTGGTTCCAGTCATAAAGTCCTCGATGGAGACGTCCCCAGGTTATGGCCCAGTTCtcccttcctgtgtgtgtgtgtgtgtgtgtgtgtgtgtgtgagaacctGAACTGCTTTGTGTTTGACTCGTGTTTGACTCGTGACCACAAATAAAAGGTTAAAGCCGTGAAAGTGGAGCGGCGCGGCGGCGCCGGCAGGACGGTTCCCGTCCAACAGGTTCCGCTTGTCTCATTATTCCGTAATGTCTCTTTAATTGGTCTTTCTAATGGAGATTTTTGCAGAGGCTTAATTGGTGTTTTGCCGCCATCAGTTCCCGCCGCCTGCCAGCCGGAGAGCAGGGGTCCTCGGGGCACTCTCGGGCGTCTGAGCTgattgcctgcctgcctgttttgcTCTCAATCTGTCAGTTCTGCGGCCGTGCTGGCAAGAAAGGAGGTGAAATGGAGAGTTTTGAGCACGTTTATGTGTGTGGAGCCCAGGAACCGGCGTGGCACGCCATCGTTCACGCCATCGTTCACGCGCCGCTGCCACACGACCCATCTGCCAGCCGGCTGAAACTGGTCGGAGAGGCGGCGGCGCAGCTCGGCTCACCTTTAATAAGCCTGTTCATCCCGTTATTGCTGTCCTGCTTCAGTCtctctcctcaccccccccaccaaccgccccccccccgtctcctgccccccccccccccccccccccccgtctcctccgaccctcatttctgcctccgacacacaaaaaagctgcatttttaccTGGAATCTATTTCCAGCTTTTCATCCTAAACTTGTTTCCTGAAGGACTGAAGGAGTCCCTCCACAGGTCAGCTGGGGGCCCTAAATTggcccctgggggggggggggaggttggcGTGTGTCAGGACATGACTGATGACCCCTCCGGCGTCCCCGTGCACGGGGTCCGAATGGCTTCAACGCGCCTCGCTCCCACGAAAAAGAGTTTGACTGATAAGCTTAAAAAGCgaaatttttacatttaaaatcacGTCTGTAGGCGAATAAACAGGTGACCAGCCAGCAGTGGGggcagtttggggggggggcagtttggggggtgggggcagtttggggggggggggggggtgggcacAGCTCTGTCATCAGCTCTGAGTTGGCAAACCGGCGCTCCGCTGCTGTAATTAGCGATCTGCTGCCGGGGCGGACGGACGGGTCGCAGACAAAAGTGGATTATCAGGAAAATACAGAGGAAACGATGCTGCCGGCCGGGagcacacaggtgagcagcaaccACCTGtggagcagacaggtgagcagcaaccACCTGTGGAGCACACAGGTGAGCGGCAACCACCTGTGGAGCACACAGGTGAGCGGCAACCACCTGTGGAGCACACAGGTGAGCGGCAACCGCCTGtggagcagacaggtgagcgGCAACCGCCTGTGGAGAACAGGTGAGCGGCAACCGCCTGTGGAGCACACAGGTGAGCGGCAACCCGCTGTGGAGAATACAGGTGAGCGGCAACCGCCTGTGGAGAATACAGGTGAGCGGCAACCACCTGtggagcagacaggtgagcagcaaccACCTGTGGAGAATACAGGTGAGCGGCAACCGCCTGTGGAGAATACAGGTGAGCGGCAACCACCTGtggagcagacaggtgagcgGCAACCACCTGtggagcagacaggtgagcgGCAACCACCTGTGGAGAACACAGGTGAGCGGCAA includes these proteins:
- the si:dkey-21e13.3 gene encoding rap1 GTPase-GDP dissociation stimulator 1-A, whose amino-acid sequence is MPDAPRLREDLLCISRGGRGTSWRPGKEGVKHLCRMVLSTPHVHAHAHACAPPAERLNEALGAIRVLGVEPVEDELEPHLKTVLSSIEDKTEGAPEQVVVSGVLPILALSLRRRGPLAPLTAKLVAELAKEPAVRGGFGDAGLVPAVLALLTSTDPELLHHAARAASRMCRDSPELQELLLRRGAVPRLVAVLLRVPAEERLEDACLLALCNLSGMGVSEEAGLVWERGVSVRPGESLFRAVSRHTCGFTFSLIEVRVSRRAPAQYVVDVEVARRYSPGCWSLRGSTGTIRTPLPLFDPGGDSKTWKVSKVTRRVPQSRSLKTRVFHSFL